Below is a genomic region from Pleuronectes platessa chromosome 5, fPlePla1.1, whole genome shotgun sequence.
ttttaaatttctcttGAGGTTATGTTTGCTGAGGTGATTCTAATTAGGTGTTTCTAATGATTTGTCCACAATTTGCAATATAATACAGTCCAGTAAAAGACCACCACTAAACACAACCTTAGGAAAAGacataactagaatggcacacTCTACGACGGTACAGGGCATATACCTCCATCGAGGCCCAACACTCCATCATGTTTGTTTGGACCAACTCTTACAGATCCATATAAACTGTTTATTCCCCACTGAATCCACATGATCTTCTCTACACACTGGTGATAGTTATACGTTTCTAGCTCCTTTTTATTACAGTATGGAAGCGGAAAAAATCCTACtagccacatttaaatccaccagGTCTGGATATGCACCAAAGTGCACACACTGTGTATGAATATGAGTCCCATACATGTCTACTTTTTCCCTGAATGATTCCCCAGGAAATCTGAGATACTCTTGCATtgtttaaagaaagtaaaacaaactaacaaagaGGTCGGGGATAATTAGAGCCCTGGTGTTACATATAAAGTTTTACCAAAGCGTGTCAAACATaccaattcatacaatttaagTGTTAAGTGCGCTGGATTTCATTATTATGTACAGGTCTATCGGATGAATTAGCCGAggagtttaaaaccaaaaaccCCAAACAGAAACATAAAGTAATTTCAGGTGTGTAGTAAGTGATGAATTACAAAGTTACAAACAAAAGACACAGAAtattttcccacatttttaattcacacacaaataaatgaacCAACAAGTAGGACATATTTTGACATAAATATAAAGCCAGCCggtcactttctctctttttaattgcgtcattgtGCTTGAACACTCATGCTAGTTTATGTACAATGGGGGGGACTTGATTCTATCTCATCACATTAGGGAACTTAGTTTGTTCATACAAACAGGTCTCAGCCAGAATCCACTCAACCCTGTGTAAGGTTAAACATTAAAGTTTGCATATTAATGCAAATCAAACACATGAAAAGAATAAACTGGTGCAGCTCTCAGTCCTATCGAAAACAACAGTGGACACATAAAGTCACAATTTGATCTCTATAATTAAAAAACGACAAAATATAAACTGCATCCtcattatttttcatctttgtgttgtttgaatgGCATTTTTCTACATCATAGCATCACACTTGCTGCTGGGAGAGCTGGACAAATAATGAGCAAAAATGACACTCGGAAAATTATCTGAGGGTTGGTAGATAGATGGTAGATAGAGGATAACCAAGGAACGGACACTGTGCCTGGTATGAGGGCAGTTGAGGAACTGACCTCCCCTCTGAAGAACGGAGCAGTGACTCCAGCAGACCCTCTCAGAATCACCACCAGGGAAAGAATCAGACTGAGTGGAGAGAGAAGGGCCAGGGCAACTCGTCTGCTGAGCAACAAAGTAATGTGATTGTTGAAAGGTGCCAGTCGGCCTCAGGTGCATTGGCTGGAAGTCTGGGTCTTGTCGCCTTCAGCTAAAGCCACACCGGGTCATTTGGTTCCTGTCAGTAGGCTGACCAATAGATTCTGGTTATTTTGGCTCAAGCCTGCTGTGCTACCCCTTTGTGGGCGGATGGAACACAcagtgttgtgttattttctcaGACAGACAATGTGCTGTGTGCTATAATGCTTTTACTGTGTGAAATGCGTAGATGCAACCTCCCAAATATATCGTAAAATCATAAACAGTAGCAATAATCGTGAAAAATGTAGCCCGCATAAGAATTAAGAATCCACGTGGCCTAAATGTGATGTAGATCCAAATAGCCGCTTCTCATGGTGAATCTTTTTCACAGGAGATGTATTGGGTTGAAATTGTCTTGATTGCCAGACTTTGGTAAACAAAAAATGATTAATCTCAGTTCATGGAAGTGCAACAGGAGTGGCGTCAGAACACCGACGCTGATGGCTGGCTTTATTGTTCATGGTCTGAATATTGAATTGATCATTGTGTAAATCTTGTTTTCCAGACAGAGCCAAAGCAATGAGACTCCGTTTATTAGCCACACTGCCGCTCAGCCATTCAGCCATTATATATTTAGAACTGATTACATTTCACAAGCAGGGCTTTTAAGATTTCAGCTGCATATACAGCTGCATACAGGCCTAGATCCACACAACTGAACTgctacatgcacacaaacacacagttatttATATTTGCTCACAGATGCCACACAAAGTTAGACATTGGATccaaataacataataaaagtaaaatagcAGGTAAAACATGTGCATTTTAATAGAGCAATCTAATATAATGTAGAAGATATGTAATATGTCAGtcataatatataatatgacATAACTGAAATAGGATAAAAGagacatttaaatcacattttgtcTTCATGTTCCAAATCCATGTGTGCTGAGAAGAGCTGATAGTCGGTCATCTCCCAGGAAGTCAAGCGTTTAGTGTTCACATAAAACCAGGCTCTATGAACTCAGGAACCATCCCCGGTCTCAGCATCCAGCACAAGACAGAGCCAAAGAGTATGTTTATGCCACTGGTGCAGCATCTGCTTAATGTTGACAACATCTGCTCAGCCATCCAAGAAAAGCACAGGGATCCGAATGGATGACTTAATCTTGTTCATCATAATAGTGGACCCCTCTCTGGACTTGAGCTTTTCCTTTTTGTACTATGTAACCCTATTTAGAATTACCTCTGGTAACACTGTACAAGTCAAAAAATGATGTAAAATCATGgagaacaaattatttaaatgtatatgagGAAAGAAGCTTCATATTTCATTAACATCCGTTTTAGGGTTGTAGGTGTTAGCTTGTGAggagtagtagtagaagtagtagtagtagcaatATAAGTAATAGTAGAtttagcagcagcagtagtagaTGTAGCAGAGACAGGTCGAAATCAGCTCCTTGATGTCGGCCTCGACACCACGGCGCTCTGACGCTTGCGGCAAGGACAGAGGTAGCCCTTCAGGTGCATGCGGACCTTGCTGTGCAGTGAAGCGTAGATGAACGGGTTGTAGCACGCAGAGCTCATAGCTACTAAATGGCAGCAGACCTGTAAGACGTTTATGTAGCGCTTCCCTATGAAGTGGAAGTTCGGGTCCAGGTCCAGCAACAGGTTCAGGACCTACACAGTGACATGGCAACAATTGTGATAAAGTCTGTAgggaattctttaaaatacaccATTTGTAAGATTGTGAAAATGACTTTGCTGCCCCTGGGTCGTCGTGCAACAACAAAGGGACACTGGGTAGTTAGCCATGCATGCAGTGATGGTGTGCTAGGGAGAATGCTGATACTGCTTAATTTACCCAGCTGGCCCAACTGGCCAACTAAAGGAGACACATTATGCTCCTGTTTAGGTTCATAATTAAAATTTGGGTTATTGCTTAAATATTTTGTACATGCTCAAATCTTCATAAAACACTCAAATCTTCATAAAACACTCAAATCTTCATAAAAcactcctcttttcagcctgtCTGAAACACTGTTGGCTCCTGTCgctcctgtccccccccccccccccccctccaaaaacACTTGTGAAACGGGTCAAGGTCTGTGCAAGTAACCCCGAAAAAATAAACTctgtcttcttctgcttctacTATGTGATCctaatctgtttgtgttttgcaaaGCTCATTGTGgattcagtttttgttttgtggacACCATTACCTGTAGATGAGCTTCTGTGCTCAGCGATGTGTCAAATCTTATCATCTGGTCGACAATCAAAGCTTCACCCTTTTTTTTCCACTCCACTGCTGTCGAGTCTATTATTTCTAAGCAGATACTTGTCAACTTGATCTTCCTCCCTAAGCCTCTGACAAATCAAGGTCGTGCTAAGAATCCGCTAAACGGAACATTTCAGTTATGGAGTAAGAGAGGAGGATAGTCCAACTAAGATGGCCGTAGACTCACCTGCAGTGGGAGCCAACACAGGGCGAAGGACAGAACTGAGGCTACCAGAAGATAGAAGGTCTTCTTCCTCCTTTGGCTCCAGCGCTGCTGACTGCTGGATGGCTCCCCGGGTATTGAATAGCGCTTGAGGCTGACAGTGATGGCACAGTAGGACATGCTGACGGACAGCAGGGGGATCATATAGGAGGCTATGAGGATGAAGCAGGAATAAAGCAGCCGCAGATTGCCACTATTAGGCCAGAATTCTTCACACACCACCAAGTCGATACCACTCGGCCGCAGGTCCACATAGCGGGTATAGATAGAGGGAGGTGCGGCCAGAGCCAGAGACAGGAGCCATACACCCAGAGTCACTGCACCACAGCCCCACACAGAAATCCTCTTCCGAACCGGGTGAGCTGACACCAAAAGGAGACAAACAGATATTGTGTACAACAGAGGAAAGCATAGAAGAATATATCACGCATTACATGTGGTATGAGTAGAAGTGAGATTGAAAACTATTTCAAACTAGAATGGTTCGGAAGAGCAATATCATTTCCCGATAAAATAATTTTTAGCTAAAGGTGACCATAGGCATTAGCAACAAACACTTGTTTTAGTATCAGAACgaaagaagattttttttattccctctgactgatatgttattatatattaCATAATTAGATGATTAATACAGAAGCGTCTGTGTTTTAGCAGCATGATAGGGTTGTAGCTGGATCAGGTGGAGCTACTTTGAGTTGGGTTTCATAGCGACACCAGATAAATCCGAGAGGTCATCAGATGATTAATGGGAGAAGCAAGAGAAAACAAGTTCTGATTCAAAAATACTCTCatttttttgactttttatccaagttaaactttcatttaattgtatcattttcatttagacATTCACTGAAATGAAAACCACATGAGAGTTTTGAAGGGAAATAACACAACTTGGTGGAGATTGTTTGATATATAGTCTATTGTGTAAAAGGAACTTGTAACTGAAGCAGCCAAATTTATGTAGTGAAGTGTTCTGTATTATATTTCTCTCTGAAATGTAGTAGAGTGATAGAAAGTAGCATGCAACGAAAATTGCTTAAGTAAAGTtcctaaaaaatgtatttggtgATAATTGTACACAGTTACTTCCATTGCTCTTACCTACAACAACATAGCGGTCCACCGCGATGGCAGTGAGTGAAAGCACTGAGGCGAACACCGTGGCACATTGCAGCAAGGGGACCAGGTGGCACAGGGGCCTCCCGAAGGCCCAGCCATGGCTGTCGAAGGCGTAAGACACAGTCAGGGGAACGCAGCTCAAACACATCAGCAGGTCGCCTGCTGCCAAGTTTCCGATGAAAATGTTTGTGGCATTGTGGAGTTTCTTGTCAGCCAGGATGCAAGCCAACAGGATGGAGTTTCCCACCCCGGCCACGGCCACTACGAGGCAGTAGAGAGGTAAGAAGAGGGGTTTGAAACGCAGAAGAATCTCCATGCCCACGAAACTGTCCAGGGGGTCGCTGCGGTTGAGTCCGTGGCTTTTACTGCCTCCTTGTCCTGTTTCGTGGCTGATGTTACTGGTCACACTGAAATCCATGAAAATATCCATGTCTCTGCAGACCAACCTAAGTATAGAGGATAGCATaatcaataacaaaacaatagaCAGCAAGTAACTGATAAACCTAATTTTAGTAATTCTGCTGTTGGAGTTTTTATGATGAATACATGGCATCACAGTGTTACAGAGATCAGTGCACATGTCAGTGACAGCgaaaaataatttaatgtttCTAATCTAGAGAATAATAAAACAAGTTCACTGCATCATTTGACATGGGGTTGTGGTTAATTCATTTCTtacttgtaaatgtaaaatgtaaaatgtatgttCTATTCTATGTATAATTCTATTCACCTCCATTGTTCTGGTGCAGCAGCAAACATGCGAGTGACTGATGTTTCATGACCTGCTGCTGGATATCACACAAGAGGTTAATAACTGTCCTTTTAAAGGGGCTCTGGAGAAATAAGTGAGAGCGCATATAACTGAAAATGTGGGATTAGCAAGAAGAGGGGAGTTTAGTCTCAGAGATCGTTCAATGTTGCCATGCAACCATTTCAAAAATTGTATTCAATTataattgtttacatttttaccaACTGGCTCATTTCAAACTATGAAAAATGATCTATCAGCAGTTCATTTTTGCATTGTGTGTACACCTTCCactggatctctctctctctctctctctctctctctctctctctctctctctctctctctctctctctctctctctctcaaatgtCTCTCTTCTCACAGAAACAAGTtcaaggcagatggccgccTACACCGAATCTGGAGTTAGCTGGTATTTTCTTCCTCTACATTCACCAAATGTTTACTGCTGTGGGAACtattgggtttctctataatattgtaTCTTTTAAACTAGTGCTGTGTGATAATGAATGTTGTGATTTgttgctttacaaataaaaaaaaatgaattagattaaagaaaacttaaaaatctaattaaacAAGTTCTGCAGCTACAAGGGTTTTAAGATGTACATCAGAGTAATGACCTCCCCAGGAACTGTAAGTCACATAAAATATGACTTACTAATGTTTTTTCCTGTGTGGCCAGGCAGCTGTTATTTGACCCATGTACGCAGTGAGTGAATATGCAAGGTATGTTGTCTCGATCCAAATCCTGAAACTGCTCTGATAGTGAATGATTATGATCTTAGATGAGTGCAGGATAATGTGTGTGTTCCCCTTAGGCCAATCCTCCCAAGCATTTAAAAGAATCATAATTCTCCTTTCATTCTGTAATGCTTGTGCAGAAATCTGgtttattcagatttatttcAAGATACTGAATCTCAtctgtagtgtttttttttatatgaaactTGCAGCTGTTGCAAAGAATCACTCATTTGTCCAGAGAGCCATCTAAGATGATGGATAAAGGATTTTGTATGCAGGCAAATACCTTGTGATTTATGCTATCATAGAACATTATGCACATTCTTCAAATAGCTGTGAAATCCCATTTCTGCCCACTTCAGCAACTCCCATTTATAATAAAATTATCAAGCTCACCATTAAAACCTCAACTGCGTTGGTTTGTaagaatatgaaatattaactttttctcagacacaaatcaacaaaacaaatcttgttCTATAATTTCAGTGgatactgaaaaaaaaaaactacctcAGCTCCTTCTTAATCCCGGCATGCACTTACAAGGATTTCTGACGTCTGTCACTGTACCTTTCTTTTCAAAacggaaaaatatatatagccCTAACGTTTGTCACGGCTTATTTTTATACAATGTATACTGGTAAGTCAATAGATTTGTCTCAGGTTTTTTTGGTATCgttattattttccttttaaaagcTCTTTTTGTGAAGGCAGTTGAAAGTACATATTGATTGAGAAGAGGTTCAGTTCTTTGAATTCTAAAACGACTTTCCTGTGTAGAAATAAACTGGGTGAGGAGCTGCTTTGAAGCCGACTCTCCGTGGTCACATGTTGTGGTTTTCCTGCAGCACCTGAAAAGCCTGCTGACCCAAACCCTCTCTGGTGACCTCTTTTTGATATTTAAATAGCAATAGAAAAAGTAGTTTATAGATGTAAACAGATGAAACAGATGAAATACTAATGCATCAATATATAGATTGAATTATGAGGGTTTTAAAAAACACCATTAACAGGTAACAAAAATAGATTGAAATAGAATAATGGAATGTAAATATCCACTTAAAATGCAGAAATAATCGTAGTGTCAGATTGTAAACATTTAAAAGGCCTTTCACATTTGCATTTCCATTTTCCATGCTTTTGATTTAATTAGTTCTTTAGTCTCTCAATGACACTTTGGGCTTGAGGTGGTAAAAACAAGGCCAAACTATGCAAATTAGCCAGGGGATGTAAcaagctttatttatttataattggtCAACATTTAAGAATACATCTAATAATATTTTGTTGAATTATTGTATTGGCACTTGTGGTTGTCCATAGAAAAAAACTTAAGAGTTATATTTCAAAGTGAAGCAATGTGTTCAGAAAGGTGGTGGGATATGACTGTTGTTAGACAGGACTGAGgtagaaaaatatgaatgaatcTTATGAAACCTGCTTCTTATTGTTTGATTCCTGTGAGAgtttttgatatatatatatgtagcgCAGGGCAAACTTGCCCAGGGcacaaaaaaaatcattcaaagATGTCAATAATTCAGCTTGAGCAAGAGATATGTATTCATCCCATGGCCTCATATATTTTGTGGGAGCGGAATTCATACAAATGCCAGAGTGGTCAAATTTGTGCAAACAACAGAATAAATACAAACTCAAACATAATAGTCTACTGTGTATCTGCTTATTTAGGGCCAGTAATGCTTTGCGCTAAATGCCTATGTCAGCATGAGAGCAATGCTAACATACTGATATTAACCAGTTTGTTAGCATTCACCATCTTGTCGCAGCAGGTTAGCATCCTGTAGCATCCTAGCATCGATTGGGTTCAATCCATCCAATAGTTGTTGAGACATTTCACCATGAGCCATGAATCGTAATAGACTTAGAGGTGATAATCTCTGGATCAGATCAAAAGTGAACCGTTAAGTACACAAGTTAACATAAATGCAGATGCATGAAGGGCAGGATGTGTCACTGAATGGTTTGGTGTGTGATAATGGACCACAGCTTGACATCGGTGACGCAGGTCTGTACCCATTTGACATCAGTGAAAGATTTATAGGCGGATATTTTGAGCAGTGcaatttttctttcttctaccGTTGacatacaataaataaaaaaaaaatttgttaaAACCcactgagcagctgctgcaggcttGTCAGAGTCTGACACAGTAGCTGAGGTGTTTTCATTCACAATTATCAGGATGAACAAGCTTTTTCAATAAAGGTGGCTACAGCACAGCTGACCTTTTCCATCCCATCACCGTGTGAATCAATGATTCAAATAGTTGATAAAATCTTTAACAGGTGGTTCCACTGCAGAGATTCAATATGTGTCTCACATCCACGCAATCAGCTTGAAGGGGCGTATTGGAAATGTTCCATGTCCAATATTAATCCTATTAGAGAGCATTTATTGCAGAGCAGCTTTCTCCATGTTGGATCCAGCTCCTGCCAGATGCAGATGTTATTGTGTCCTCGATTTCTAATTTGCTCTGCACGTGTCCACACAATCAACGTAGGAATAGGTTTTCTGATCCCATCTGGTTCCTCGCTGGCTGCTTCATCTCAACGCCTGGAAGAAACTCACCCTTGCCTAGTAACGCTGGTACCGTGGCCTATGTAGAAACCGAAGGCAGCTAATTTGTGAGACGTGAGGAGAATTGAGAACCCTCCAGATGCAAAACAGGAGGTACAGCTCACGATGGCTCTCGCTCTGCTAAGCCTGCTCTCTCCTCCGCTTTGtcttcacatcttcaccttTTCACTCTGACCGCTTCGCTGACATTTCCGAACCTGAGCATTTTATATCAATCTTGCGTGTCCGTCATTGTGAGAGTTCAGAGGCATCTGAGAGTTGGGGGCCAAATAAGGTCAACTTGGTGATACGCAGTTCCGATCAGTTGTTAACGGTGTCCGTCGATAATTTAATTAGAAACATAGGTCTGCTCCTGTTTATGATTGccacacaaaatgtgttttagtGCAAATACGACTATGTAGAACAATTTGTGCTACAAATATAGATATCTAATTTCTAACACCTAATCTCCATGaaggaaatgttgtgtttgaattGCATGGTTGTGAAAGTCTGAACCAGATACTGGACAGTTCTAGGTGTTTTGGAGTCACGCTGAAGTTTCACACCGCAGTGAGAATGTCTCTCTGCAGGGCTAATGATCGACTGCTGGACAAATGTTATTAACTGCTGCTGAGCCTTTCATTAGGAGAGGTCAAAACCTCTCTAATTAACATCCGCCAAGGAACGGCTAAACACGATTTCAGATGATCGAACACATAcaatcacattaaaaaaaagttcaggaaataaaaaactaaatctgaattTAGGGTTTAAGGTTAGCTGTGTTAGGCTGACAGATACTATTTTTTATACCATAAATATTTAGTATTAATGTGTATGAATTTATTCACATGAATACAATGTGCCATTATATGCTTTGCAGgggaaaaaatgttttgtcttgcATGAATACTGCTGAAATGCATCATATTTCCaatctatctatttatacaCATGCCCCACGCAAGCACATGAATATGTCATGCAATTACCACACAGGCTACAGAAACATAAATCAGACAAgtaaacatttttaatgaaaGTTCCTGTAGTCATATTTTATTGGGAACCAATATTCCTATAGAATAATCAGGTGCAGACAGGACTGAAACGCAGTCCTGTCTGCACCTGGGGTTTGAACAAAGATGCTTTGGTGCTCTGCTGTCGTGCTCATGATCCTGAaagctcacacacaaaaaaacgcaGGACGATTAAACCTATATTATTATTGAATCGTCATAATCGATGAAACTGGGACAGACTTTGTTTGGCAGTGATTCTAAGTAACTTTGAGATTCAAGTCATTTACCATCAGcctgttctttattttttccaaCCTCCAAACAAAGaacatgttttttctaaaatgtggcGTCTTATAAGATAGTACTTAAATCAACAAGCTGATTGGTatctaatttaaaaaacaattctgAACATCTGTTGAAGAATGATTGTGCTATGTTTTTTTGTGCGTGTCCATACTTGTGCAAGTCGTTAATGTAAGTGCGTGCAGTGAATTGTATCTTACCTGTGGAGATGTTCAAGACCGGAGACCCTGAGAAAATCCCTGAGTGGCGTCTCTGCAGTTCAGTAAATATGAGTCGATTTTCTTCTCCTGTGCTTCACCCCGTTTCTCTCTGGCTGCAGATCTTAAATCAAGCTTCCCAGCAGCTTTTACAGAACGCCACAGTGACTTGAGGAGTCAGGCAGGCACGGTGttgtctctctcagctctgagattcagagggacagagggagggaggtagaagAGGGACCCACATAATCACCGCAATCACCCATGAGCTGTGCCTCCTCCTACCTATTCTCCCTTTATTTAGCATATTTGGGatccacacactgtcacacctcacatatatacacaaacacacacctgtgccAGAACCTATTGCTTGCCCTCTAGAGacaggagaatttttttttgctctaTATGCTGAGAGAAATCCTTGTTTGCCTGGAGAGTCTCCAGGGAATGACAGAGAAGATGAGACACCAGTGAAGAGGGCACAGACTCATATTTACAGTTTTGTCTcgtgggagaagaagaagtggatGAGAATATCCAGGTATTGAACAGTAACAGAAAAAGATAGTCCTCATGGGTTCAACTGAGCAAGACGGCAAATACACTTGCTTCCTCTGCACTATTTAACCATACTAAACAGTTTA
It encodes:
- the si:dkey-202l22.3 gene encoding LOW QUALITY PROTEIN: 7 transmembrane receptor domain-containing protein (The sequence of the model RefSeq protein was modified relative to this genomic sequence to represent the inferred CDS: substituted 1 base at 1 genomic stop codon); translated protein: MDIFMDFSVTSNISHETGQGGSKSHGLNRSDPLDSFVGMEILLRFKPLFLPLYCLVVAVAGVGNSILLACILADKKLHNATNIFIGNLAAGDLLMCLSCVPLTVSYAFDSHGWAFGRPLCHLVPLLQCATVFASVLSLTAIAVDRYVVVGKIFNLTSTHTTCNAXYILLCFPLLYTISVCLLLVSAHPVRKRISVWGCGAVTLGVWLLSLALAAPPSIYTRYVDLRPSGIDLVVCEEFWPNSGNLRLLYSCFILIASYMIPLLSVSMSYCAITVSLKRYSIPGEPSSSQQRWSQRRKKTFYLLVASVLSFALCWLPLQVLNLLLDLDPNFHFIGKRYINVLQVCCHLVAMSSACYNPFIYASLHSKVRMHLKGYLCPCRKRQSAVVSRPTSRS